A section of the Serratia liquefaciens ATCC 27592 genome encodes:
- a CDS encoding YchJ family protein has translation MSELCPCGGGVEYSACCEPYINGSQTPSTPGQLMRSRFSAYVKHNVDYLIATWHPDCHAAEWRNGIVDSFKDTEWLGLTVVEEKPGHETSEGFVEFIARFIDGSTGEQRAMHERSRFLQLGQRWYYIDGTKPQPGRNAICPCGSGKKYKKCCGR, from the coding sequence TTGTCCGAATTATGCCCCTGCGGCGGCGGAGTGGAGTATAGCGCATGCTGCGAGCCCTACATCAACGGTAGCCAAACGCCATCGACCCCCGGACAGTTAATGCGTTCGCGCTTTAGCGCTTACGTAAAACACAACGTGGATTATCTGATTGCTACCTGGCACCCCGACTGCCACGCGGCAGAATGGCGCAATGGCATCGTCGACAGTTTCAAAGACACCGAATGGCTCGGCCTGACGGTGGTGGAAGAAAAACCCGGCCATGAGACCAGTGAAGGTTTTGTCGAATTCATTGCCCGCTTCATCGACGGCAGCACCGGTGAGCAAAGGGCGATGCACGAACGCTCGCGCTTCCTTCAGCTTGGCCAACGCTGGTATTATATTGACGGAACCAAACCTCAGCCTGGCAGAAATGCCATTTGCCCATGCGGCTCAGGAAAAAAATATAAAAAGTGCTGCGGGCGTTAG
- a CDS encoding pyrimidine (deoxy)nucleoside triphosphate diphosphatase, giving the protein MKIIDVVAAIIEKNGKILLAQRDADSDQAGLWEFPGGKVEAGESQPQALARELDEELGIVASVGNYVASNTWQQTERVIRLHAWRVEAFSGELQSRCHADFVWITPEQAFDYPLAPADVPLLTAYIASLTSKA; this is encoded by the coding sequence ATGAAAATTATCGATGTCGTCGCCGCCATTATCGAAAAGAATGGCAAAATTTTACTGGCGCAACGCGATGCCGACAGCGATCAAGCCGGCCTGTGGGAGTTCCCCGGCGGAAAAGTTGAAGCGGGCGAAAGTCAGCCTCAAGCTTTGGCGCGTGAACTGGACGAAGAGTTGGGGATTGTGGCCAGCGTCGGCAATTACGTCGCCAGTAATACGTGGCAGCAAACTGAGCGGGTGATTAGGTTACATGCGTGGCGTGTCGAGGCATTCAGTGGCGAATTACAGAGCCGCTGCCATGCCGACTTTGTTTGGATCACGCCGGAGCAGGCGTTTGACTATCCGCTGGCTCCGGCCGACGTACCGCTGCTGACGGCGTATATTGCCAGTTTAACCTCAAAAGCCTGA
- the hns gene encoding histone-like nucleoid-structuring protein H-NS: protein MSEALKILNNIRTLRAQARECSLETLEEMLEKLEVVVNERREEDSQAQAEVEERTRKLQQYREMLIADGIDPNELLQTMAATKAAGKAKRAARPAKYQYKDENGELKTWTGQGRTPAVIKKAIEEQGKSLDDFLL from the coding sequence ATGAGCGAAGCATTAAAGATTTTGAACAACATCCGTACTCTACGCGCTCAGGCCAGAGAATGCAGCCTGGAAACGCTGGAAGAGATGCTTGAAAAACTGGAAGTTGTTGTGAACGAACGTCGCGAAGAAGACAGCCAGGCTCAAGCAGAAGTTGAAGAACGCACTCGTAAACTGCAACAATATCGTGAAATGCTGATTGCTGACGGTATTGATCCAAATGAACTGCTGCAAACTATGGCTGCAACTAAAGCCGCAGGTAAAGCTAAACGTGCAGCACGTCCGGCTAAATACCAATATAAAGACGAAAACGGCGAACTGAAAACCTGGACTGGCCAGGGCCGTACCCCAGCAGTGATTAAGAAAGCTATCGAAGAGCAAGGTAAATCTCTGGACGATTTCCTGCTGTAA
- the rssB gene encoding two-component system response regulator RssB: MALPLTHKRILVVEDELVFRSVLVGYLKSLGAETSEAPNGLLALSLVDDVHPDLILCDLAMPEMDGIEFVEHLRLQGVQIPVLVISATDKMADIAKMLRLGVQDVLLKPVTDLNRLREAVLGCLYPNMFTSPAIEEVELLQDWDALSKNPSEAVKLLKQLQPPVQQTVAHCRINYRQLTTGENPGLVLDIAALSDKDLAFYCLDVTRAGDNGVLAALLLRALFNGLLQDHLANQRQRLPQMSALLKQVNQLLRQGKLEGQFPLLVGYYHAEYKNLILVSAGLHANVNTGDNQIQLSNGVPLGTLGATYMNQISQHCAAWQCQVWGSGGRLRLMLSAE; the protein is encoded by the coding sequence ATGGCATTACCATTGACTCACAAGCGCATTTTGGTGGTTGAGGACGAACTGGTTTTTCGTTCGGTGCTTGTTGGCTATTTGAAATCGTTGGGAGCAGAAACCAGTGAGGCGCCCAATGGTTTGCTGGCCTTGAGTCTGGTGGATGACGTTCATCCGGATTTAATCCTGTGCGATCTGGCGATGCCGGAAATGGACGGGATAGAGTTTGTCGAACATCTGCGCCTGCAGGGTGTGCAAATTCCGGTGTTGGTGATATCGGCAACCGATAAAATGGCCGATATCGCCAAAATGCTGCGGTTAGGCGTACAGGACGTGTTGTTAAAGCCGGTGACCGATCTTAATCGTCTGCGTGAAGCGGTGCTGGGTTGCCTGTATCCTAATATGTTCACGTCCCCGGCGATTGAAGAAGTGGAGCTGTTACAGGACTGGGACGCGCTGAGTAAAAACCCCTCCGAAGCGGTGAAGCTACTCAAACAGTTGCAGCCTCCAGTGCAGCAGACCGTTGCCCATTGCCGGATTAATTATCGGCAATTAACCACCGGTGAAAACCCCGGGCTGGTACTGGATATTGCGGCGCTGTCGGATAAGGATCTGGCTTTCTATTGTCTGGATGTGACGCGTGCAGGGGATAATGGCGTATTGGCGGCGCTACTGTTGCGAGCTTTATTTAATGGGTTACTGCAAGATCATTTAGCGAATCAGCGTCAAAGGCTGCCGCAAATGAGCGCATTGTTAAAGCAAGTTAATCAATTATTACGCCAAGGCAAGTTGGAAGGGCAATTCCCACTGCTGGTGGGTTATTACCACGCCGAATATAAAAACCTGATTCTGGTCTCCGCCGGCCTGCATGCCAATGTGAATACCGGCGACAATCAAATTCAATTGAGCAACGGCGTGCCGCTCGGCACGCTGGGCGCGACGTACATGAATCAAATCAGCCAGCACTGTGCTGCCTGGCAGTGTCAGGTTTGGGGGTCTGGCGGGCGACTGCGGTTGATGCTCAGTGCCGAATAA
- the xthA gene encoding exodeoxyribonuclease III: MKFVSFNINGLRARPHQLAAIIEQHQPDVIGLQETKVHDDMFPLEDVSQYGYHVFYHGQKGHYGVALLTKEKPLAVRRGFPTDEEDAQRRIIMADLATPQGTLTVINGYFPQGESRDHPIKFPAKTRFYQDLQNYLEQQMSVDSPVLVMGDVNISPSDYDIGIGEENRKRWLRTGKCSFLPEEREWMDRLLNWGLVDTYRHANPERNDQFSWFDYRSRGFDENRGLRIDLLLASTPLAARCIATGIDYDIRGMEKPSDHAPVWAEFSL, translated from the coding sequence ATGAAGTTTGTCTCTTTTAATATCAATGGACTGCGCGCGCGTCCGCACCAACTGGCCGCAATTATCGAGCAGCACCAACCCGACGTGATCGGTCTGCAAGAAACCAAAGTTCACGATGATATGTTTCCATTGGAAGACGTCAGCCAGTACGGCTATCACGTGTTCTATCACGGGCAAAAAGGCCATTACGGCGTAGCGCTGCTGACCAAAGAAAAGCCGCTGGCCGTGCGTCGCGGTTTCCCTACCGATGAGGAAGACGCACAGCGCCGCATCATCATGGCCGACCTAGCTACGCCGCAGGGCACTTTGACGGTGATCAACGGCTACTTCCCACAGGGTGAAAGCCGTGACCACCCGATCAAATTCCCTGCCAAAACGCGCTTCTATCAGGATCTGCAAAACTACCTGGAGCAGCAGATGTCGGTAGACTCACCGGTACTGGTGATGGGTGACGTCAATATCAGCCCAAGCGATTATGATATCGGTATCGGCGAAGAGAACCGCAAGCGCTGGTTGCGCACCGGTAAATGCTCTTTCCTGCCGGAAGAACGTGAATGGATGGATCGTCTGCTGAATTGGGGCCTGGTGGATACCTATCGCCACGCCAACCCAGAACGCAACGATCAGTTCTCATGGTTCGATTACCGTTCGCGCGGCTTTGATGAAAACCGCGGCCTGCGCATTGATCTGCTGTTAGCCAGCACGCCACTGGCGGCGCGTTGTATCGCCACCGGCATCGATTATGATATCCGCGGGATGGAAAAACCTTCGGATCACGCGCCGGTTTGGGCGGAGTTCTCGCTGTAA
- a CDS encoding thymidine kinase translates to MAQLYFYYSAMNAGKSTALLQSSYNYQERGMRTLVFTAEIDHRFGVGKVSSRIGLSSQAQLYNNDSMLFAMIAQEHQQQPVHCVLLDESQFLTKQQVEQLCDVVDQLDIPVLCYGLRTDFLGELFIGSQYLLAWADKLVELKTICHCGRKANMVLRLDENGQAMHAGEQVVIGGNESYVSVCRKHYKEAIQALE, encoded by the coding sequence ATGGCTCAACTTTATTTTTATTACTCTGCTATGAATGCAGGGAAATCTACTGCGTTGTTGCAATCTTCATATAATTATCAAGAACGTGGTATGCGTACGCTGGTGTTTACCGCCGAAATAGATCACCGTTTTGGCGTGGGTAAGGTGAGTTCGCGGATCGGCCTGTCTTCCCAGGCACAGCTCTACAATAATGACTCTATGCTATTTGCGATGATTGCCCAGGAACATCAGCAGCAGCCTGTACATTGCGTTCTGCTCGATGAAAGCCAGTTCCTGACCAAACAGCAGGTTGAGCAATTGTGCGATGTTGTCGATCAGTTGGATATTCCGGTGTTGTGCTACGGTTTGCGTACTGATTTCCTGGGGGAACTATTTATTGGCAGTCAATATTTGCTGGCTTGGGCGGACAAACTGGTGGAGTTGAAAACCATTTGTCATTGCGGGCGTAAGGCGAATATGGTGCTGCGGCTCGATGAGAACGGGCAGGCGATGCATGCTGGCGAACAGGTGGTGATTGGCGGGAACGAAAGCTACGTCTCCGTCTGCCGTAAGCATTACAAAGAGGCTATACAGGCCTTGGAATGA
- the rssA gene encoding patatin-like phospholipase RssA, which produces MRKIKIGLALGAGSAKGWAHIGVINALKKLGVEVDIVAGCSVGALVGAAFASHRLPAMETWVRSFSYWDVIRLMDLSWQRGGLLRGERVFNAVGQLLKIDDIAECSLKFGAVATNLSTGRELWLTEGDIHQAVRASCSMPGLLAPVWFDGYWLVDGAVVNPVPISLTRALGADIVIAVDLQHDAHLMQQDLFSVRNHDVEAPQDLPARNWRGRLRERISKMTTRKPNFTPTAMEIMGTSIQVLENRLKRNRMAGDPPDVLIQPYCPQISTLDFHRAEEAIAAGKLAVEKQIDMLLPLIKNK; this is translated from the coding sequence ATGCGAAAAATAAAGATTGGATTGGCATTGGGCGCGGGTTCGGCGAAAGGGTGGGCGCATATCGGTGTGATCAACGCGCTAAAGAAGTTGGGCGTTGAGGTCGATATAGTAGCCGGCTGCTCGGTGGGTGCCCTGGTGGGGGCCGCTTTTGCCAGCCATCGTTTACCCGCCATGGAAACCTGGGTGCGTTCGTTCAGCTATTGGGACGTGATCCGATTGATGGACTTATCCTGGCAACGGGGCGGGCTGCTACGCGGTGAACGGGTGTTCAACGCGGTGGGACAATTGCTGAAGATCGATGATATCGCCGAGTGCTCACTCAAATTCGGCGCTGTGGCAACCAATCTCAGTACCGGGCGTGAGCTGTGGTTGACGGAAGGCGATATTCATCAGGCGGTGCGTGCGTCGTGCAGCATGCCGGGCCTGTTGGCACCGGTCTGGTTTGATGGCTATTGGCTGGTGGATGGCGCAGTGGTGAATCCTGTGCCTATTTCATTGACCCGTGCATTGGGCGCCGACATCGTCATTGCCGTCGATTTGCAGCATGATGCTCATTTAATGCAGCAGGACCTATTCTCGGTGCGCAATCACGATGTAGAGGCGCCGCAAGATCTTCCTGCGCGCAACTGGCGAGGGCGTTTAAGAGAACGAATCAGCAAAATGACGACCAGAAAGCCTAATTTCACCCCAACTGCGATGGAAATCATGGGGACGTCGATCCAGGTTCTGGAAAATCGCCTGAAACGTAACCGCATGGCCGGCGACCCGCCAGATGTGTTGATTCAGCCTTATTGCCCTCAGATTTCGACGCTGGATTTCCATCGCGCCGAGGAGGCGATTGCCGCTGGAAAACTGGCGGTGGAAAAACAGATCGATATGCTGTTGCCGTTGATAAAAAACAAATAA
- the purU gene encoding formyltetrahydrofolate deformylase, with translation MPHQNVQRKVLRTICPDAKGLIAKITNICYKHELNIVQNNEFVDHRTGRFFMRTELEGIFNDTTLLADLDSALPAGSVRELHNSGRRRIVVLVTKEAHCLGDLLMKSAYGGLDVEIAAVIGNHDTLQTLVERFDIPFHLVSHEGLTRDQHDQKMMAQIDQYQPDYVVLAKYMRVLTPAFVQHYPNQVINIHHSFLPAFIGARPYHQAYERGVKIIGATAHYVNDNLDEGPIIMQDVIHVDHTYSAEDMMRAGRDVEKNALSRALYHVLAQRVFVYGNRTVIL, from the coding sequence ATGCCACACCAAAATGTACAAAGAAAAGTTTTGCGCACCATTTGCCCGGATGCCAAAGGCCTGATCGCCAAGATCACCAATATTTGCTATAAGCATGAGCTCAACATTGTTCAGAACAACGAGTTCGTCGATCACCGTACCGGTCGCTTCTTTATGCGTACCGAGTTGGAAGGCATTTTCAATGACACCACGTTGCTGGCGGATCTCGACAGCGCGCTGCCGGCAGGCTCGGTTCGTGAACTGCATAACTCCGGCCGCCGCCGCATTGTCGTGCTGGTGACCAAAGAAGCACATTGCCTGGGCGACCTGCTGATGAAAAGCGCCTACGGTGGCCTGGACGTGGAGATCGCGGCGGTTATCGGCAACCACGATACGCTGCAAACGCTGGTAGAACGTTTCGACATCCCATTCCATCTGGTCAGCCACGAAGGCCTGACTCGCGATCAGCACGATCAGAAAATGATGGCCCAGATCGACCAATACCAACCAGACTACGTGGTACTGGCCAAATATATGCGCGTATTGACGCCAGCATTCGTACAGCACTACCCGAACCAGGTGATCAATATTCACCACTCCTTCCTGCCGGCCTTTATCGGCGCAAGGCCTTATCATCAGGCTTACGAGCGCGGCGTTAAAATCATCGGCGCCACGGCGCACTACGTTAACGATAATCTGGATGAAGGCCCGATCATCATGCAGGACGTGATCCACGTCGATCACACCTACTCTGCCGAAGATATGATGCGCGCCGGACGTGACGTTGAGAAAAACGCGCTTAGCCGTGCGCTTTATCACGTGTTGGCGCAGCGCGTATTTGTATACGGCAACCGGACGGTTATTCTGTAA
- a CDS encoding LOG family protein, with the protein MRNNICVFCGASEGVNPAYAENARQLGQTLAAQGRRLIYGGGKKGLMGIVADAVLAAGGEAVGIIPERLVEAETAHRGLTELEVVPDMHTRKARMAALADGFIALPGGIGTLEELFEIWTWGQIGYHSKPVGLLDVNGFYRPLNNFLQHVADQGFMRHDYLGTMHISESAQTLLQQFDDYQPKNYDRWAK; encoded by the coding sequence ATGCGTAACAATATCTGCGTTTTTTGCGGAGCAAGCGAAGGTGTTAACCCTGCATATGCCGAAAATGCACGGCAACTGGGCCAAACTCTCGCGGCCCAGGGTCGACGTTTAATCTACGGTGGCGGTAAAAAAGGGCTAATGGGCATTGTCGCGGATGCCGTGTTAGCCGCCGGTGGCGAAGCCGTTGGCATCATTCCTGAGCGATTGGTCGAAGCAGAAACCGCGCATCGTGGCCTGACCGAGCTGGAAGTGGTCCCTGACATGCATACCCGCAAGGCGCGTATGGCGGCGCTGGCAGACGGTTTTATCGCCCTGCCCGGCGGCATAGGAACGCTGGAAGAACTGTTTGAAATCTGGACCTGGGGCCAGATTGGCTATCACAGCAAACCGGTGGGCCTGCTCGACGTGAACGGTTTCTACCGCCCGCTAAACAATTTCCTGCAGCACGTGGCCGATCAGGGCTTTATGCGCCATGACTACCTCGGCACCATGCACATCAGCGAATCCGCACAAACCTTGCTGCAACAATTCGACGACTATCAGCCCAAAAATTACGACCGCTGGGCGAAATAA
- a CDS encoding UDP-glucose dehydrogenase family protein, with protein sequence MKVTVFGIGYVGLVQAAVLAEVGHDVMCIDIDERKVENLKKGNIPIFEPGLTPLVQQNYEAGRLHFTTDAKAGVAHGAIQFIAVGTPPDEDGSADLKYVTAVARTIAEHMTEHKVVIDKSTVPVGTADKVRQVMEETLQKRGSKVPFDVVSNPEFLKEGAAVADCMRPERIVIGTDNKDVIEPIRELYEPFNRNHDRMIMMDIRSAELTKYAANCMLATKISFMNEMSNLAEMLGADIEKVRQGIGSDSRIGYHFIYPGCGYGGSCFPKDVQALIRTAEHIGYQPKLLQAVEQVNYQQKYKLTKFIKHHFGEDLKGKTFALWGLAFKPNTDDMREASSRVLMEQLWEAGAIVQAYDPEAMNEVQRIYGQRDDLKLVGTKEAALHGADALVICTEWQNFRAPDFDVIKDALKQPVIFDGRNLFDPERLESRGFTYYAIGRGASIQPVI encoded by the coding sequence ATGAAAGTAACAGTTTTTGGTATTGGCTATGTTGGCCTGGTGCAGGCTGCGGTGTTGGCTGAAGTCGGCCATGACGTTATGTGTATTGATATAGACGAACGCAAAGTCGAAAACCTGAAGAAAGGGAATATCCCTATTTTTGAGCCAGGCTTAACGCCATTGGTTCAGCAAAACTATGAAGCCGGTCGCCTGCATTTTACTACCGATGCTAAAGCTGGGGTTGCGCATGGCGCCATTCAGTTTATTGCCGTTGGAACGCCGCCGGACGAAGACGGTTCTGCCGATTTGAAATATGTGACTGCCGTTGCGCGCACCATCGCGGAGCATATGACTGAACACAAAGTGGTGATCGACAAGTCTACCGTGCCGGTCGGTACCGCAGACAAAGTCCGTCAGGTGATGGAAGAAACCCTGCAAAAACGTGGCAGCAAAGTGCCTTTCGATGTGGTTTCCAACCCAGAGTTCCTGAAGGAAGGGGCGGCGGTAGCAGACTGCATGCGTCCTGAGCGCATCGTAATCGGCACCGATAACAAAGATGTGATCGAGCCTATTCGTGAACTGTACGAGCCGTTTAACCGCAATCACGATCGCATGATCATGATGGATATTCGCAGTGCCGAGTTGACCAAATATGCCGCCAACTGCATGCTGGCGACCAAAATCAGCTTTATGAACGAAATGTCCAACCTGGCCGAAATGCTGGGCGCGGATATTGAGAAAGTGCGCCAGGGTATCGGTTCAGACTCCCGTATCGGTTATCACTTTATCTATCCAGGCTGCGGCTACGGCGGCTCCTGTTTCCCGAAAGACGTTCAGGCGCTGATCCGCACTGCGGAACATATTGGCTACCAGCCAAAACTGTTGCAGGCCGTAGAGCAGGTTAACTACCAGCAGAAATATAAGTTAACCAAGTTCATCAAACACCACTTTGGTGAAGATCTGAAAGGTAAAACCTTTGCGCTTTGGGGGCTGGCTTTCAAGCCGAATACCGATGATATGCGCGAAGCCTCCAGCCGGGTGCTGATGGAACAACTGTGGGAAGCGGGCGCTATCGTTCAGGCTTACGATCCTGAAGCGATGAATGAAGTGCAACGTATTTACGGTCAACGTGACGATCTGAAGCTGGTAGGGACCAAAGAAGCGGCGCTGCATGGCGCTGACGCGTTGGTTATCTGTACTGAGTGGCAGAACTTCCGTGCGCCAGATTTCGATGTGATTAAGGACGCGCTGAAACAGCCAGTGATCTTTGATGGTCGTAACCTGTTCGACCCTGAGCGCCTGGAAAGCCGCGGCTTTACTTATTATGCGATTGGACGCGGTGCGTCCATTCAGCCGGTTATTTAA
- a CDS encoding NAD-dependent epimerase: protein MKFLVTGAAGFIGFHVADRLLAAGHQVVGIDNLNDYYDVGLKLARLELLADKPAFQFIKLDLADREGMAQLFTEHQFQRVIHLGAQAGVRYSLENPLAYADANLIGHLNVLEGCRHNKVEHLLYASSSSVYGLNRKLPFATEDSVDHPVSLYAATKKANELMSHSYSHLYGLPTTGLRFFTVYGPWGRPDMALFKFTKAILAGDSIDVYNHGEMHRDFTYIDDIAESIVRLQAVIPQPNADWTVEQGSPATSSAPYHVYNIGNSSPVKLMKYISALEQALGIEARKNMLPMQPGDVLDTSADTAELYRVIGFKPETSVEEGVKRFVEWYKSFYKAQ from the coding sequence ATGAAATTCCTGGTTACAGGCGCAGCAGGTTTTATTGGTTTTCACGTTGCTGATCGGCTATTAGCAGCGGGGCATCAGGTTGTCGGTATCGACAACCTGAATGATTATTACGATGTGGGGCTGAAATTGGCCCGTCTTGAGCTGCTGGCGGATAAACCCGCATTCCAGTTTATTAAGCTGGACTTGGCAGATCGAGAAGGGATGGCGCAGCTATTCACTGAGCACCAGTTCCAGCGAGTGATTCATCTGGGAGCTCAAGCCGGGGTGCGCTATTCGCTGGAAAATCCGCTGGCGTATGCGGACGCAAATCTTATCGGGCATTTAAACGTGCTGGAAGGCTGCCGACACAATAAGGTCGAACATCTGTTATATGCTTCGTCCAGCTCGGTATATGGCCTGAATCGTAAGTTGCCGTTTGCGACTGAAGATTCGGTCGATCACCCTGTATCATTGTATGCGGCAACCAAGAAAGCCAATGAGTTGATGTCGCACAGCTATTCTCACCTGTATGGTCTCCCAACCACCGGCCTGCGTTTCTTTACCGTCTATGGTCCGTGGGGGCGTCCAGATATGGCGCTGTTCAAATTCACCAAGGCCATATTGGCGGGTGACAGTATCGATGTATATAACCACGGTGAGATGCACCGTGACTTTACCTACATCGACGATATTGCCGAGTCTATTGTCCGCTTGCAGGCGGTTATTCCTCAGCCAAATGCGGACTGGACGGTAGAGCAGGGATCGCCGGCGACCAGTTCTGCTCCATACCATGTTTATAATATCGGCAATAGCAGCCCGGTGAAGCTGATGAAATATATCAGTGCACTGGAACAGGCGTTGGGGATTGAAGCGCGTAAAAATATGTTGCCTATGCAACCAGGCGACGTGTTGGATACCAGTGCCGATACTGCCGAGCTTTATCGCGTGATTGGATTTAAACCGGAAACCAGCGTTGAAGAAGGTGTGAAACGCTTTGTTGAATGGTATAAGTCGTTTTATAAAGCTCAGTAA
- a CDS encoding DUF1496 domain-containing protein yields the protein MNYALLMLTTGALLFSSAVMANRGDVDVVVPVSPEIWGAAKSAAAQPVVQPCSRCCIYQDQNYSEGAVLKVEGEVLQCVRDPNVVGTNPLIWIRLKK from the coding sequence ATGAATTACGCCTTACTGATGCTGACCACTGGCGCACTGCTATTTTCGTCGGCAGTCATGGCCAACCGTGGCGATGTAGACGTGGTGGTGCCAGTGTCACCGGAAATTTGGGGTGCGGCGAAAAGCGCGGCGGCTCAACCTGTCGTGCAACCTTGCAGCCGCTGCTGTATTTATCAGGACCAAAACTATTCTGAAGGGGCGGTACTGAAGGTGGAAGGGGAAGTGCTGCAGTGCGTGCGCGATCCCAACGTGGTGGGAACCAATCCGCTGATCTGGATCCGTCTGAAGAAGTGA
- the galU gene encoding UTP--glucose-1-phosphate uridylyltransferase GalU, producing the protein MPAVNRKVRKAVIPVAGLGTRMLPATKAIPKEMLPLVDKPLIQYVVNECIAAGINEIVLVTHSSKNSIENHFDTSFELEAMLEKRVKRQLLDEVQSICPKGVTVMQVRQGVAKGLGHAIMCAYPLVGDEPVAVILPDVILDEYSSDLKKDNLHEMLQRFEQTGISQIMVEPVPHKDVGNYGVADCKGYALQPGESAPMVSVVEKPSPDEAPSNLAIVGRYVLSADIWPLLSKTPPGAGNEIQLTDSIEMLMQQETVEAYHLKGISHDCGNKLGYMQAFVEYGMRHPALGKDFSQWLNQLLAADKK; encoded by the coding sequence ATGCCTGCTGTAAATCGTAAAGTCAGAAAGGCTGTGATCCCGGTTGCAGGCTTGGGAACACGGATGTTACCGGCGACAAAAGCCATTCCAAAAGAAATGTTGCCGCTGGTCGACAAACCCCTGATCCAATACGTGGTCAACGAATGTATTGCGGCCGGGATTAACGAGATTGTGCTGGTTACCCATTCCTCCAAGAATTCGATCGAAAACCATTTCGATACCAGCTTTGAGTTGGAAGCGATGCTGGAAAAGCGCGTTAAGCGCCAGTTGCTGGACGAAGTGCAGTCCATCTGTCCGAAGGGCGTGACCGTGATGCAGGTACGTCAGGGCGTTGCCAAAGGGCTTGGGCACGCCATTATGTGTGCCTATCCGCTGGTGGGCGACGAGCCGGTGGCCGTGATTTTGCCTGACGTAATCCTTGATGAGTACAGCTCCGATCTTAAAAAAGACAACTTGCACGAAATGCTGCAGCGGTTTGAGCAAACCGGCATCAGCCAGATCATGGTTGAACCCGTACCGCATAAAGATGTCGGTAATTACGGCGTAGCCGACTGCAAAGGCTATGCACTGCAACCGGGTGAAAGTGCTCCGATGGTCAGCGTCGTCGAGAAGCCATCACCGGACGAAGCGCCTTCAAACCTGGCCATCGTTGGTCGCTATGTGCTTTCCGCCGACATTTGGCCACTGCTGTCGAAAACTCCTCCGGGCGCCGGCAATGAAATCCAGCTTACCGACAGCATCGAAATGCTGATGCAGCAAGAAACGGTTGAAGCTTATCACCTGAAAGGGATCAGCCATGACTGCGGCAACAAGCTGGGCTATATGCAGGCGTTTGTCGAATACGGCATGCGCCATCCGGCACTCGGCAAAGATTTTTCGCAGTGGTTGAATCAGTTACTCGCCGCTGATAAGAAATAA